In a genomic window of Thermogemmata fonticola:
- a CDS encoding Rne/Rng family ribonuclease — MKKKEMLINVLQPEECRIAIVEDGILEELYIERASQESYVGNIYKGRIVNIEPSIQAAFVDFGIGRNGFLHVSDVDPAYYKHLLTKEQWEEYERALLMEQEEPSASSRRGSRRGRGEREGREMPPRLSSREAAPIRTPSSIPPAEISPAPALGSEEDYEEEEFAAGIIEDLPDNSEQVPPSAAPATAEDVSLPSPPEDKGYTPDLEDEEFAAGIDDVVPSEPPQSAIGLALQHEELGSDASEPSDTRADVPSPPVPQGGMIATSAELSEEEEFSAGLWEEGETAPSVSPENSSVEAAPSDSGVERRPPGEVELPEGGETFIVEEKKTASTEEQLPPSAANAPSPTASGASNTPNTGLDMPAVESGKPKRRRGGRNATSPETATSATTGGTEETPSDSSAKPRVRRTRRKSKDASDPAASQDMPAPPSASEEDKPRYMEGAEHRTVPTDDDDILPFYEGIEGFDPQAPNDRFVPSDKSEKGLEEVTEEAVGGTEWLPTEPEPAEQAEEEARALAREQWEEVPSAVPASEEGYRQRSGRGPGRGGERRSSRSNGGATQRSGRDRGLPKPKIEQIFKRGQEVIVQVIKEAVGTKGPTLSTYISIAGRYLVLMPSLNRVGVSRKIEDPEARRRLRNMMHALNPPKGVGFIVRTAAVDRDISELRSDLIYLLRLWQVVVRRIKRVAAPVEIYRESDMITRTIRDIFTSDIDTIWVDEPNAFAHASEFLQIVMPKFANRIRYYDSTEPLFHRYGLEEEIAKIYQKRIDLPLGGSIVIEQTEALVAIDVNSGNFRAENNNAEETAFQMNLQAAKEIARQLRLRDLGGVIVNDFIDMRNEVHRRKVEEALREALKRDRARTKILRISQFGIIEMTRQRIRPSIKRSLFADCPYCNGNGYVKTTETVAIEAMRLLQLAAHRAPAVATVQLTVQLDVAHYLLNKRRKEISALEDRAKIAIQITGQPHVSPDTLVIRCFDHNGNETPLQTKTPKLSGGRIPNGLNRPKERRQLPAPD, encoded by the coding sequence ATGAAGAAGAAAGAGATGCTCATCAATGTGTTGCAACCCGAAGAATGCCGCATCGCCATCGTGGAGGACGGCATTCTGGAGGAATTGTACATCGAACGAGCCAGTCAAGAAAGTTATGTAGGGAACATCTACAAAGGACGCATTGTCAACATTGAACCCAGCATACAGGCGGCCTTTGTGGACTTCGGCATCGGCCGCAACGGGTTTCTGCATGTCTCTGACGTGGATCCCGCATACTACAAACACCTGCTGACAAAAGAGCAGTGGGAGGAATACGAGCGTGCCTTGCTGATGGAGCAAGAGGAACCGAGTGCCAGCTCCCGGCGTGGCAGCCGCCGCGGGCGCGGAGAACGAGAAGGCCGCGAAATGCCTCCGCGCCTCTCTTCTCGGGAAGCTGCGCCAATACGAACCCCATCCTCGATCCCCCCCGCGGAGATTTCTCCTGCCCCTGCCTTGGGCAGCGAAGAAGACTATGAAGAGGAGGAATTCGCCGCCGGCATCATCGAGGACCTGCCCGACAACTCGGAGCAAGTTCCGCCCTCTGCAGCTCCCGCCACGGCAGAGGACGTCAGCCTCCCATCTCCGCCGGAGGATAAAGGCTACACTCCGGACTTGGAGGACGAAGAATTCGCTGCCGGCATCGACGATGTGGTCCCTAGCGAACCTCCTCAATCCGCGATAGGCTTAGCTCTCCAGCATGAAGAGCTTGGCTCGGATGCGAGCGAACCGTCCGACACTCGCGCCGATGTACCTTCTCCGCCCGTGCCTCAAGGTGGGATGATCGCTACGTCGGCCGAGTTGTCCGAAGAGGAAGAGTTCTCGGCAGGGCTTTGGGAGGAGGGGGAAACGGCTCCCTCGGTTTCTCCTGAGAATTCTTCTGTTGAAGCCGCTCCAAGCGATTCCGGTGTGGAGCGCAGGCCGCCAGGTGAGGTGGAGCTGCCGGAGGGCGGAGAGACGTTTATTGTCGAGGAAAAAAAGACGGCCTCTACGGAGGAACAGCTTCCTCCTTCGGCTGCAAATGCTCCTTCTCCAACCGCTTCTGGAGCATCGAATACCCCTAATACGGGCCTCGATATGCCCGCGGTGGAGAGCGGTAAACCAAAGCGTCGAAGGGGCGGCCGCAATGCCACATCTCCGGAAACGGCCACCTCTGCCACGACAGGGGGAACAGAGGAAACGCCATCAGACTCCTCCGCAAAACCACGGGTGCGGCGGACACGGCGCAAGAGCAAAGACGCTTCAGATCCGGCCGCTTCGCAGGATATGCCGGCTCCGCCCTCAGCGAGTGAGGAGGACAAGCCGCGTTACATGGAAGGAGCAGAGCATCGGACGGTTCCAACAGATGACGATGATATCCTACCTTTCTACGAGGGGATTGAAGGGTTCGACCCCCAAGCTCCCAACGATCGCTTTGTTCCTTCGGACAAGTCTGAGAAAGGATTGGAGGAGGTCACGGAGGAAGCCGTAGGTGGTACCGAATGGCTGCCCACCGAACCAGAGCCGGCGGAACAAGCGGAAGAAGAGGCACGGGCACTGGCGCGTGAACAATGGGAGGAAGTTCCCAGCGCCGTCCCAGCAAGCGAGGAGGGGTACCGTCAGCGGAGTGGTCGTGGACCAGGGCGGGGTGGGGAGCGGCGCTCGTCTCGCAGTAACGGAGGGGCAACGCAGCGCAGCGGCCGAGATCGCGGCCTACCCAAGCCGAAAATCGAGCAAATTTTCAAACGTGGACAGGAGGTGATCGTCCAAGTCATCAAGGAGGCCGTTGGAACCAAGGGACCTACTTTGAGCACTTACATCAGCATTGCCGGTCGATACCTCGTGTTGATGCCGAGTCTGAATCGAGTGGGGGTGTCGCGCAAAATCGAGGACCCGGAAGCCCGCCGCCGCCTGCGCAACATGATGCATGCCCTCAATCCACCTAAGGGTGTTGGCTTCATCGTTCGCACCGCTGCTGTTGATCGCGATATCTCGGAGTTGCGCAGCGATCTAATCTACCTGCTGCGACTGTGGCAAGTCGTGGTCCGGCGCATCAAACGAGTCGCTGCACCAGTAGAAATCTACCGCGAATCGGACATGATCACGCGCACCATTCGTGACATTTTCACGAGCGACATTGACACGATCTGGGTGGATGAACCGAACGCCTTCGCTCATGCCAGCGAGTTCCTCCAGATCGTTATGCCCAAGTTTGCAAACCGTATCCGTTACTATGACAGCACGGAGCCACTCTTCCACCGCTACGGCCTCGAAGAAGAAATCGCCAAAATCTACCAAAAACGCATCGATCTGCCGTTGGGAGGCTCGATTGTCATTGAACAGACAGAGGCCCTGGTAGCCATCGATGTTAATAGCGGCAATTTCCGCGCTGAGAACAACAATGCGGAAGAGACCGCCTTCCAGATGAACTTGCAAGCTGCCAAGGAGATCGCGCGCCAACTCCGCTTGCGGGATTTAGGAGGGGTGATTGTCAACGACTTCATTGACATGCGCAATGAAGTCCACCGCCGGAAAGTGGAGGAGGCCCTGCGGGAGGCCTTGAAGCGCGACCGCGCTCGCACAAAAATCCTCCGCATCTCCCAATTCGGCATCATTGAAATGACCCGCCAGCGGATTCGCCCCAGCATCAAACGCAGTCTCTTTGCCGACTGCCCCTACTGTAACGGCAATGGCTATGTGAAAACGACGGAAACTGTAGCCATCGAAGCTATGCGGCTCTTACAACTGGCGGCCCACCGTGCGCCGGCCGTGGCTACTGTGCAACTGACCGTCCAACTTGACGTTGCTCACTATCTGCTCAACAAGCGGCGCAAGGAGATCTCTGCGTTGGAAGACCGTGCTAAGATCGCCATTCAGATCACGGGTCAGCCGCATGTCTCGCCGGACACTCTGGTCATCCGTTGTTTCGATCACAATGGCAATGAGACGCCGTTGCAGACAAAAACGCCAAAGCTCTCTGGCGGACGCATTCCCAATGGCCTCAACCGACCGAAGGAACGACGCCAACTTCCAGCACCGGATTAA
- a CDS encoding TIGR03936 family radical SAM-associated protein: MPADKIRCRFAKTGFLRLLSHHDLMRCLERMLRRAELPIKTTAGFRPGPRIVYPLPLPLGIVGWNEVVEMEFLRELEPEEVLIALNAQAPDGLRFLSARPVPAQTTARVRRVVYRLPVPKDRLGSLGILLDELLRQQQIWMARLRPTPKYLNIRPYLRRLSVDPVSQFTPGASIPADAHTGPVDGSHAVLHMDVWVTQDGTVRAEEIVRLLQLADWLDQGAILERTLVELHDEIPTASADDQPPDQPAECRPLEPETLAAMLRAERCKSRYGVPEQRVEESVVE, encoded by the coding sequence ATGCCGGCCGACAAAATCCGTTGCCGTTTTGCCAAAACCGGCTTTCTGCGGCTGCTGTCGCACCACGACCTTATGCGCTGCCTGGAGCGCATGCTGCGGCGCGCCGAGCTGCCAATCAAAACCACCGCCGGTTTCCGTCCAGGACCACGTATCGTTTATCCTTTACCACTTCCTTTGGGAATTGTTGGCTGGAATGAGGTCGTCGAGATGGAATTCCTCCGGGAGCTAGAACCGGAGGAGGTCTTGATCGCTCTTAATGCGCAAGCCCCGGATGGACTGCGTTTCCTCTCGGCTCGACCGGTTCCTGCACAGACGACCGCACGGGTCCGGCGCGTGGTGTATCGTCTTCCTGTGCCCAAGGATCGTCTCGGATCGCTGGGCATTCTCTTGGATGAACTACTCCGTCAGCAGCAGATTTGGATGGCGCGGCTACGCCCTACGCCGAAGTATCTCAACATTCGCCCCTATCTCCGGCGTTTGAGTGTCGATCCAGTGTCTCAATTCACACCTGGGGCATCGATTCCGGCAGATGCTCACACAGGTCCTGTGGATGGGAGTCACGCTGTGTTGCACATGGATGTTTGGGTCACTCAAGATGGCACCGTGCGGGCGGAGGAAATCGTGCGCTTATTGCAACTAGCAGATTGGCTTGATCAAGGTGCCATTCTGGAACGCACCCTCGTCGAGCTTCACGATGAAATCCCAACCGCGTCTGCTGACGATCAGCCCCCCGATCAGCCTGCGGAGTGCCGGCCGTTGGAACCGGAGACACTGGCAGCAATGCTCCGAGCGGAACGCTGCAAGTCTCGCTATGGCGTGCCCGAACAGCGAGTAGAAGAATCCGTGGTGGAATAA
- the ptsP gene encoding phosphoenolpyruvate--protein phosphotransferase has product MELRYYGIPVSPGVAIGPALVIDTEGIRITHRTVIPEQVPQEIARLRQALDQAVADARDNRQRITALHGPALGNIFAAHESALADPAIRTQIEQLIREHNYSAEYAVSRLIRDYVKKLEDAAQRVPEHARAEVLRRAAEFIDLEKQVLVHLLGKDSEPLQELSEPVIVLATDLMPSDTADFTPRTVLAFATEKGGNTSHTAILAGALEIPAIVGIGKFLTQVSGGETVIVDGDQGVLIINPDESTLAYYEEKRAALLSRADRYLLLRDKPAVTLDGVPIRLLGNIELAHEAQHCLDRGAEGVGLYRTEFLYLNKTADPTEEEHYEAYRAVILTLGADKPVVIRTLDLGADKFSSLSSSVAEEKNPFLGLRSIRLCLQRLDLFKTQLRAILRAATLGDVRIMFPMISTVEELRQCRTLLNEVKEDLLEEQVPFKADLPIGTMIEVPSAAILADLLAREVHFFSIGTNDLVQYTLAADRNNQQVANLYNPADPAVLRLIRQVVEVGKRKEIEVNVCGEMSGEPLYVPLLVGLGLRQLSATPRKIPEIKRVIRQLRTDEAEQMAQVAMQLETARQINGYLREQLRRILPGEAE; this is encoded by the coding sequence ATGGAACTGCGTTACTACGGTATTCCGGTCTCCCCTGGTGTGGCGATTGGACCGGCCTTGGTGATCGACACGGAAGGGATTCGTATCACCCACCGGACAGTCATTCCCGAACAGGTTCCGCAAGAAATTGCTCGCCTCCGACAGGCGTTGGATCAGGCCGTGGCAGATGCCCGCGACAATCGCCAGAGAATTACAGCCCTCCATGGTCCGGCTCTGGGCAATATCTTTGCCGCCCATGAATCCGCCTTGGCAGACCCAGCGATCCGAACCCAAATCGAGCAGTTGATCCGGGAACATAACTACTCGGCGGAATACGCAGTCAGTCGTTTGATCCGGGATTACGTCAAGAAGCTCGAGGATGCAGCCCAACGAGTCCCGGAACACGCCCGAGCGGAGGTTTTGCGGCGAGCTGCGGAATTCATCGATTTGGAAAAGCAAGTCCTCGTCCACTTGTTGGGCAAGGACTCGGAACCGCTTCAAGAACTCAGCGAGCCGGTGATCGTTCTGGCCACGGACTTGATGCCTTCGGATACCGCGGACTTTACTCCCCGCACAGTGCTGGCTTTCGCCACCGAAAAAGGCGGGAATACCAGCCATACTGCTATCTTGGCCGGCGCCCTGGAAATCCCTGCGATTGTGGGGATCGGCAAGTTTCTGACGCAAGTTTCTGGAGGCGAAACAGTTATCGTGGATGGCGACCAGGGAGTCCTCATCATCAATCCGGACGAATCCACCCTGGCCTATTATGAGGAAAAACGGGCGGCACTGCTCTCACGGGCTGACCGGTACCTTCTGTTACGAGATAAGCCCGCCGTTACTCTTGACGGTGTGCCCATCCGCTTGCTGGGAAACATCGAATTAGCCCATGAAGCTCAGCACTGCTTGGACCGCGGGGCAGAGGGGGTTGGACTGTACCGGACTGAGTTTCTCTACTTGAACAAGACCGCAGATCCCACAGAAGAGGAGCACTATGAGGCGTATCGGGCGGTGATTCTCACCTTGGGGGCGGACAAACCGGTCGTTATCCGAACCTTGGACTTGGGAGCCGACAAGTTTTCGAGCTTATCCTCCTCCGTCGCGGAGGAAAAAAACCCCTTTTTAGGGTTGCGCAGCATCCGGCTGTGCTTGCAGCGGCTTGACCTGTTCAAAACGCAATTGCGAGCCATACTTCGAGCGGCTACCTTAGGCGATGTGCGGATCATGTTTCCCATGATCAGCACGGTGGAGGAGTTGCGTCAATGCCGGACCCTGCTCAATGAAGTCAAGGAGGATCTGCTCGAAGAGCAAGTCCCCTTCAAAGCGGACTTGCCAATTGGTACAATGATTGAGGTTCCATCTGCTGCGATACTGGCTGACCTGTTGGCTCGGGAAGTTCATTTCTTCTCGATTGGTACCAACGACTTGGTGCAGTACACTCTGGCGGCGGATCGGAACAATCAGCAGGTAGCCAACCTCTACAATCCGGCGGACCCGGCGGTTTTGCGCTTGATCCGCCAGGTTGTTGAGGTAGGGAAACGGAAAGAGATAGAGGTGAATGTCTGTGGGGAAATGAGCGGTGAACCGCTCTACGTCCCCTTGCTGGTGGGCTTGGGTTTACGCCAATTGAGTGCCACGCCCCGGAAAATCCCAGAAATCAAACGGGTGATCCGGCAACTTCGAACCGATGAAGCCGAACAGATGGCCCAAGTGGCAATGCAATTGGAAACAGCCCGCCAGATTAACGGGTATTTACGCGAACAATTACGCCGTATCCTCCCCGGCGAGGCGGAATAA
- a CDS encoding HPr family phosphocarrier protein, which produces MNGGGSNNGNGAPNTLPTKDGPVVPPSAADPSTGPIRRVVRITNPLGLHHRAADRFSRAARRFPCRVTVHNGELAADGKNIWDLLGLVVLPDQEVILETEGPDAHRALEELAAILGAPNGEDYTI; this is translated from the coding sequence ATGAACGGTGGAGGCAGCAACAACGGAAATGGAGCACCGAATACCCTTCCGACGAAGGACGGGCCGGTTGTTCCCCCCTCCGCAGCCGATCCTTCCACGGGACCGATCCGCCGAGTGGTGCGTATCACCAACCCTTTGGGTTTGCATCACCGGGCAGCCGACCGCTTCTCCCGTGCGGCCCGGCGCTTTCCTTGCCGTGTTACGGTGCACAATGGAGAATTGGCGGCCGATGGCAAAAATATCTGGGATTTGTTGGGGTTGGTTGTCCTCCCGGATCAGGAAGTCATCCTAGAAACGGAAGGTCCAGATGCACACCGCGCCCTCGAAGAATTGGCCGCGATTTTAGGTGCCCCAAACGGCGAAGATTACACCATCTGA
- a CDS encoding PTS sugar transporter subunit IIA: MRLTSFLVREAIVPELSVRANGVDPSNPQQVLDVKTRVIREMVEALHAAGHFRKDELEDIVKAVIRREQLGTTGIGQGIAIPHSRHPSVHELVGTLGLSPGGLPFESLDNEPVYVVFLLVSPQERPGDHLRALEAIVRTMRDPEFVKRLRGCKTREEIWNLLESTAPGW, from the coding sequence ATGCGACTGACGAGTTTCCTCGTGCGCGAGGCAATAGTGCCGGAACTATCGGTACGAGCCAACGGGGTGGATCCAAGCAACCCGCAACAAGTTTTAGATGTCAAAACGCGGGTGATCCGGGAGATGGTCGAGGCTCTGCACGCTGCGGGCCATTTCCGCAAGGACGAGCTAGAAGACATTGTCAAGGCTGTCATTCGCCGCGAACAGTTGGGTACCACAGGGATAGGACAGGGGATAGCTATACCCCATTCGCGCCACCCTTCGGTTCACGAATTGGTGGGGACGCTGGGATTGTCCCCCGGTGGTTTGCCCTTTGAGAGTCTGGACAATGAACCGGTGTATGTGGTTTTCCTGCTCGTCTCGCCCCAAGAACGACCTGGCGACCACTTGCGCGCCTTGGAGGCGATAGTCAGAACTATGCGCGACCCGGAGTTTGTCAAGCGGCTGCGGGGCTGCAAGACACGCGAGGAAATCTGGAATCTCCTGGAATCTACAGCGCCTGGATGGTAA
- a CDS encoding HlyD family secretion protein yields MNEGMRRWPGVGWFLLFVMLVAPLLALSWWLRYGRPPATPSELPELTVVCLGRVDGLHPVAALDVPLPGRVAEVFVSEGQEVKRGTPLLQLEDEAYRLRVREAEAARTAAELEKEAAEQDRRAWPYRLAAQQTAVAAARERYEAARKLLEEKLKAGKLQIIGSVELLMAESEVRQSQKFLEAEESRWREMQVINPDLKVRLAETRYQSAQIAVLQAEKAVRDCVLVAPSDGVVLRVQVQKGETVAPGGLQSALLFRPEGPLIIRAELEQEFIGRVREGMPAWIQDDARVDSPIWKGRVLRVARWITRKRTAPVEPGEWNESRVAECLISIEGDTTGLLIGQRMRVHIGENRAYLASSSPSNPR; encoded by the coding sequence ATGAACGAGGGAATGCGTCGTTGGCCGGGAGTGGGATGGTTCCTGCTGTTTGTGATGTTGGTGGCACCGCTATTGGCGCTCAGTTGGTGGCTGAGGTACGGTCGCCCTCCTGCAACGCCTTCGGAGTTGCCGGAATTAACCGTGGTTTGCTTGGGGCGTGTCGATGGCTTGCATCCGGTGGCCGCTCTGGATGTTCCCCTGCCGGGACGGGTCGCGGAAGTCTTTGTTTCCGAGGGACAGGAGGTCAAGCGGGGAACGCCTCTGTTGCAATTGGAGGATGAAGCTTACCGTCTGCGCGTTCGGGAAGCGGAAGCGGCCCGGACAGCCGCCGAACTGGAAAAGGAAGCGGCGGAGCAAGATCGCCGAGCCTGGCCTTATCGCCTTGCCGCTCAACAAACTGCCGTAGCAGCCGCTCGCGAACGCTATGAGGCTGCCCGCAAATTGCTGGAGGAAAAGCTCAAAGCGGGAAAACTCCAAATCATTGGAAGTGTGGAGCTGTTGATGGCGGAAAGCGAGGTGCGCCAAAGCCAAAAATTCCTGGAGGCAGAGGAATCCCGCTGGCGTGAAATGCAGGTAATCAATCCGGACTTGAAGGTCCGCCTCGCGGAAACCCGCTACCAGAGTGCCCAGATTGCTGTGCTCCAGGCGGAAAAAGCAGTGCGGGATTGTGTGCTGGTGGCGCCCAGTGATGGCGTAGTCTTGCGTGTTCAGGTGCAAAAAGGGGAAACAGTGGCGCCGGGTGGTCTGCAATCCGCCCTCCTGTTCCGTCCGGAAGGACCGCTGATCATCCGGGCGGAGTTGGAGCAGGAGTTCATCGGGCGCGTCCGGGAAGGCATGCCAGCTTGGATTCAAGACGATGCACGGGTCGATTCCCCGATCTGGAAGGGCCGAGTCTTGCGCGTGGCTCGATGGATTACCCGCAAGCGGACGGCTCCGGTTGAGCCGGGCGAGTGGAATGAGAGCCGAGTTGCCGAGTGTCTTATCAGTATCGAAGGCGACACCACAGGTCTGCTCATCGGTCAGCGCATGCGTGTGCACATCGGGGAAAACAGAGCTTATCTGGCCTCCTCTTCGCCCTCGAATCCCCGATAG
- a CDS encoding ABC transporter permease, with protein sequence MSYALTTIWYERQRFLPAILAVAFSAVLIALQSGIVLGLLTMMSLPVDRAAADVWIGYPGVRSVDLGRPIPERWWVQVAGQPGVVQVEPVILGFSLWTRPGSTPGSTVSEVCTVMGTRLHPQGIAVVEALRQNTALLSLLSEPGTVVVDEAELGRLGIRGVGEWADVYGVRIRVVGLVRGYKSLGGPYVFCSLETARQLMRYQEGDATYLVAKVHPPSAAPEVARRLQNGGRMTALTADEFSLRSRWHWLVTTKAGIAVGFTALLGLLVGAVVTSQTLYAATAASKREYSTLRAMGIPKWRLQLSVVIQSFWVGCFGLLLATPITWLLAEGANALGTSVRWHPWIIATAAGVTLFMALGAGLAALRSFQGVDPAHNIR encoded by the coding sequence GTGAGTTACGCCCTGACCACGATTTGGTACGAACGGCAACGCTTCCTACCGGCGATCCTGGCTGTCGCTTTCAGCGCGGTCTTGATTGCCCTGCAATCCGGAATCGTCTTGGGTCTGTTGACAATGATGTCGTTACCGGTGGATCGAGCGGCGGCGGATGTGTGGATCGGCTATCCTGGAGTGCGGAGTGTCGATTTGGGGCGTCCCATTCCCGAACGATGGTGGGTTCAAGTGGCCGGTCAACCCGGTGTGGTCCAAGTGGAACCCGTGATACTGGGTTTCTCATTGTGGACGCGTCCCGGATCCACGCCCGGCAGTACCGTGTCGGAGGTCTGTACTGTGATGGGGACGCGCTTGCATCCGCAGGGGATAGCTGTCGTAGAGGCATTACGGCAGAACACCGCCTTGCTCAGTCTGCTGAGTGAACCCGGCACAGTGGTGGTGGATGAGGCGGAGCTGGGACGCTTGGGAATCCGCGGAGTGGGTGAGTGGGCGGATGTGTACGGCGTACGCATTCGCGTGGTGGGTCTGGTTCGGGGATACAAGAGTCTAGGTGGCCCGTATGTGTTTTGTTCCCTGGAGACTGCCCGGCAACTGATGCGTTATCAGGAAGGGGACGCGACCTATTTGGTGGCCAAAGTCCACCCTCCCTCGGCAGCGCCGGAGGTGGCGCGGCGCTTGCAAAACGGGGGGCGAATGACGGCCTTGACCGCCGACGAGTTCTCCTTGCGTTCCCGTTGGCATTGGCTGGTTACGACGAAAGCCGGAATTGCCGTGGGCTTTACTGCACTTTTGGGTTTGTTGGTGGGAGCCGTCGTCACCAGCCAGACACTCTATGCGGCCACCGCAGCGAGCAAACGGGAATACTCCACCCTACGGGCGATGGGAATTCCCAAATGGCGCTTGCAACTGAGCGTGGTCATCCAATCTTTTTGGGTGGGATGTTTCGGTTTGCTCTTGGCAACGCCCATCACTTGGCTGCTGGCCGAGGGAGCCAATGCCCTAGGAACCTCGGTCCGCTGGCACCCCTGGATCATCGCCACGGCAGCGGGAGTGACTCTGTTCATGGCCTTGGGAGCAGGACTAGCCGCACTGCGATCCTTCCAGGGAGTGGACCCGGCCCACAACATCCGATAA
- a CDS encoding MBL fold metallo-hydrolase, which produces MSASDAGNNSGQVPRRGAVERPVENAPYVTITHGGLTIQGWSRAAVQSYWRVCELNVGLDCGAQPWDFMGTPNWFLTHTHLDHMAALPVYIARRRMMKMEPPRVYVPLEMYDDVRRLLLVMQRLDRGRQAVELQGVQAGDVIELNRNHLVTVHQMQHTVPSRGYIIWERRKKLKEEYTGLSGEQIRDLRYSGVEVTKEVRIPLVAYTGDTAPDGLDANPEFYEAKILITELSFLRAGHRREKIHKYGHMHLDDIAERAERFRNELVILGHFSTRYHPREVRRVLEAKLPDGLRQRVRLCV; this is translated from the coding sequence GTGTCCGCTTCGGATGCAGGAAACAACAGTGGTCAAGTTCCCCGCCGGGGTGCTGTGGAACGGCCGGTGGAGAACGCCCCGTACGTGACGATCACTCACGGCGGCCTGACAATTCAGGGTTGGTCGCGGGCGGCGGTGCAAAGCTACTGGCGGGTCTGCGAGCTGAACGTGGGGCTAGACTGTGGTGCGCAGCCGTGGGATTTCATGGGCACCCCCAACTGGTTCCTGACACACACCCACCTCGATCACATGGCGGCGTTGCCCGTGTACATCGCGCGCCGGCGCATGATGAAGATGGAACCCCCGCGCGTGTACGTGCCGCTCGAAATGTACGACGATGTCCGCCGCTTGCTTCTCGTCATGCAACGCCTGGATCGCGGCCGGCAGGCTGTCGAACTGCAAGGTGTGCAGGCCGGTGACGTCATCGAATTGAATCGCAACCATTTGGTGACGGTCCATCAGATGCAGCACACGGTCCCCAGCCGCGGCTACATCATTTGGGAAAGACGGAAAAAACTCAAGGAAGAGTACACGGGGCTGAGCGGCGAACAGATTCGGGATTTGCGTTACAGCGGGGTGGAGGTGACAAAGGAAGTCCGCATTCCCCTGGTGGCTTACACCGGCGATACAGCACCCGACGGCTTGGATGCTAACCCGGAGTTTTACGAGGCGAAAATCCTGATTACGGAATTGAGCTTCCTACGCGCGGGCCACCGGCGGGAAAAAATCCACAAATACGGCCATATGCACCTGGATGACATCGCCGAACGCGCCGAACGATTCCGCAACGAGTTGGTGATCCTCGGCCATTTTAGCACGCGCTATCATCCTCGCGAAGTGCGCCGGGTGTTGGAAGCCAAATTACCGGACGGGTTACGGCAACGCGTTCGCTTGTGTGTATAA
- the rplU gene encoding 50S ribosomal protein L21, protein MYAIVEEGSRQHRAEAGSILHLDERPVEVGQRLELTRVLLLRDENGAVVGQPLVPGAKVVVEVLGEDKVKTVTQKFRRRKASKRLKGHTQRYVRVKVVEIVKPGNDTAASA, encoded by the coding sequence ATGTATGCGATCGTGGAAGAAGGATCACGGCAACATCGAGCCGAGGCGGGGAGTATCCTGCATTTGGACGAGCGTCCCGTGGAAGTGGGCCAACGCCTGGAATTGACACGGGTGCTGCTCTTGCGAGACGAGAACGGCGCTGTGGTGGGACAGCCACTGGTCCCTGGAGCCAAAGTGGTGGTGGAAGTGCTCGGCGAAGACAAGGTGAAGACAGTGACGCAGAAGTTCCGCCGCCGCAAGGCTTCCAAGCGTCTCAAGGGCCACACCCAGCGGTATGTGCGGGTCAAGGTGGTGGAGATTGTCAAGCCTGGCAACGACACAGCGGCATCGGCATAG